The Tissierellales bacterium nucleotide sequence TTGCATTTTCTAAATGTGTTTGAGCATATAGATGACCTGTCGTGCCTTTTTTCACAGCTAGTACGAGACCCTCTTTATCTAAATCTTTAAATTCGTTAACTTCTGATTCTTTATTAATCAAAAGTGCAAGATAACTATTTGCATACGGTATAGTAAAGTCTACCGCTTCTTCTCTTTCTTCTGTAATTGTCATAGATGATAGTATTATATCAATTTTCCCTGTCTGAAGTGCTGGTAATAGTCCTCCAAATGCCATATTTTCAATTCTAACATTTCTACCCAATTCTTCACCTAATGCCTTTGCTAAATCAACACTTATTCCAGTTGGATTTCCATCAGCATCAGTCATTTCAAAAGGCGGATACGCTAGTTCCATCCCTACAACCAATTCTTTCTCTTCTGCTGACTTTTCACTGCATCCTACTATCAATAACAAAACAACCATCGACAATATTAATAAAAAACTCTGTCTTCTCTTCATAAATTA carries:
- a CDS encoding transporter substrate-binding domain-containing protein, whose protein sequence is MKRRQSFLLILSMVVLLLIVGCSEKSAEEKELVVGMELAYPPFEMTDADGNPTGISVDLAKALGEELGRNVRIENMAFGGLLPALQTGKIDIILSSMTITEEREEAVDFTIPYANSYLALLINKESEVNEFKDLDKEGLVLAVKKGTTGHLYAQTHLENATINVFDKETACVLEVTQGKADAFIYDQMTIYKNWKNNEQTTRLNLEPFQEENEKWGMALRSDDDELREKVNAFIEKYKENGGFEALAEKYLKEQQELFKKLNIPFFF